Within Pecten maximus chromosome 15, xPecMax1.1, whole genome shotgun sequence, the genomic segment GGGCAATCACTTGTTACCACTGGGCTTCCCGACATGCACAGCCACAGTAATACCGagacggttgtcaaggagaccTTACCAGAAATAAGCAAACCAAATGAAGAAGAACAGGCGGCGAGAGAGAAAGACCCATCCAAAGTGTTGTAATTGGGCACATATTATCATTACTGGTTACACCAATGTCCCCAACACAGGCGACACTTTCGTCGCATGCAAACATGTAATGTGATACAGCAGGTCCTATTATTACTTTCGGATGCTGCTTTTAAATAAGACATCTGAAAGTAACTACTTCCAACCTCCTACCGGCAAAGGGCGAGGTGAGCGATAGGTTCTCACGACAGACtgtgaaaaaacaaaacagcagGAACTTTCTGTTCTCTCCTCAGCATGGGCTGATACTGATATATCGCTTATAAACTCatggaaattatttttttttatatatacttaccaCTTTGGAGCGTGTAGGTATGATAGCACCGGATGCATTGGTAAACGCCATGCCCTACAACATACATTGAAATGAAGAAAACCGAAAGTAGAAGGGGAAAGAAAATATCCATTAGAACAATATCATTCAGGAAACCGCTTCCGACCACACTGTATCTCCAATATAATCTTCTATCTAATTTCTGtttcaaatattgtattaccACTAAGCCTTGGTCGCATGCCATCAGACTGTAAAACCCGGCTATTCCAAAATGGTTGGAACCTGAAAAAGAGTAAAAGACATCGTCAGTGTGcctacatacttatatataatgttaatatatattgatagactaCACTAGCTACCTACCAGGCTGTCAATCGAAGCTGTGGTATAAAGGTATAGTTCGTATATAATAAGTACTTATTCCCGACATCAGGACAGCAGGAATGCTGTTTCAGGATCAACAGTAATATATTGAGGTGTTCAATATGCGAATAAGTCTTCTCTTTGAGAACTATTGTGAATAAGTCTTCCTCGAGATTTTTTGTGAATAAGGCATCTCCTTGATAGTTATTGTGAATAAGTTTCTCCTCGAGAACTATTGTTAATAAGTCTTCACCTAGAGAACTATTGTGCATTCCTAAAgacataagaaaaaaaaagaagaaaaaagttttatttaaaaaaaaaaatcactttaatttTGAGGTGTCTCTCTTCTTAACAATTTTAATTTTGCTTTGACAGAACATAATAATGACATGGCCCTCACGGTCAATCTTACCTCGAGCTGTTACCATGCCTATGCCAACCTCTTTAGCTTTCTGTATCGCCAGCTCCATGCAAAATTTTCCAACCACCGGTCCTTAAAAATACGATAtagattaataaatataattcgACTTATATATTACGTTGCCTGGTTTCCTACAAAGAAATACCAATGTACCATCAGTGCTGACGTCACCATAATAACATTTCATcataacaatgtacagtaagttCTGACGTCACCGTAATATCATTTCATcataacaatgtacagtaagttCTGACGTCATCGTAATAGCATTTCATCATAACAATGAACAGTAAGTTCTGACGTCACCGTAATAACATTTCATCATAACAATGAACAGTAAGTTCTGACGTCATCGTAATATAATTTGTTCATAAAAATGTAGTCAGTTCTGACGTCACCGTTGTATCATATGGCCATTTGTTTTCGTTGACTAGGATTGTGTCTACTATACCTACCAAACAGATTGTTTCCGTTGACAAGGGCGGTTGCCAAGTTCTGTTTTGTAACATGTTGGCTCTGTTTCATGACCGCCGGATAACACACCTCTTTTTAGTTCCTCGATGTAAAATTCTGATTTAGAAAAAGAATACAGTACATTGTCTTACTACAATCAACAACACTGTGTATACTGTCTTATTCCAGCAGGGTGCACTGTTTTACTTCTGCTTGCTTACTTTTCatacagatataacacaaccaCTTTGTTTCCAATTTGTTGAATTGTTCTGTACTTGAAATTACAAAACCTGAACTAtggcaaaatatttaaaaactgaaatTATGAGTacgttttatgttttttatttagCTTCAAATAATATAAAAGTAAAAGTATTTGATTTATGAAACGTATCTTTATTTAGATTTTCACGAATTGTGCAATAGGCTAAGGAAATATTCCGTTATTCTATTTTCATCATAACCATTAAATATCTAAACATCagaaataatataacaaatcaATGCCTCTCCTCTTTAATATTCTAGTATTTAATAGAGCCACCTGTTTGCCTAGTTCTGTAGTAACTGCAATGCTGTGATAATCCATTTCTTGTATTTACAGTTTATTTACAACACATCCTATagactatttatatatgtacagacaTGAATCCAGCTATCTTAATACGGTTAATCTTCTTAATCACACGTAGCTTTCAAGACTGACGTACTTTATCCGATACAATCATGCCAACATTTAAATTGTCTACTCCCTACTTGGTCACACTCGACACCAGCATGAAACAGAATGCTAGCCCTCCAGCTGTCATTCCTTCAACGGGTTGACGTGACAGAGAGAGAATGGGGGCGACGGAGTAACTGATGCTTATGGACCACTCTCTTACCTACACATAAAATGCACATGCATATCGGGACACTATAACTGATCACACCAACTAATCACCGCTCATATAACATTACACTCTGGTCAATCATCGCACAGCTCTCATATACACAGCGAAAATCTGTTAAATTAGATACCCGGATCTACGTGGTATCCAAACTAAACTTCCATGAACATTTTTACCCTTGGCCTTTTCATGAACACTAAATGACGAATTGTTAGCAGCATGAATAGAACATTAAATATTAGTATACATAACCGTCATGAAGGCAAGCTTGTTGGACCAAATGCATGCAACCATAAAATCAAGGCagataatgtttaaaataaaacctGGCCGTTTATTATCTATAAATGACGGACTTAAACATATAGATTTTCAAGCCTGACACACAAATTGTTTACAAGAAAAACATTTTGTCTTAGGTGGGGATAAAAAAACGCCACCATGTAGATGAAAATTAAGCATTTTCGACTATCGACTGGTCAATATTTGCTGGATTGCGGGACACAGCTACACGCGACAAACTTCAAAATGATTACGGTGAAGCGTATATCTGATTCTGATTTGTAAACATTATCTCTTGCAAAGCCTAGCGATGACTGCTAATTGAAGTCAGAATAAAGGTTCGAAGAAAACCTTAAGCagggttattttttgtttatctaaTTGAAAACATGGATTCGACTGCAACATAAAATGTCATAATAGGGTCTGTAAGAATGCTAACAGCATACTGCCTGCCCAAAGGAAAGTCAACTTTTGAATTCGAAAATACACCAAAACAGCTTACTGAAGAATATTACGGGTTTCTCAGCCTAATGAAATCCATGTAGTCTTTATGTGAATTTTATGGATTATACAGATAACACAAAGTTTGTTTCATACTTTATCACTAAACAGTCAAAACTCTCCCCATAGGCAGGAAACAACTGAGTTTCCTTCACTCTACGTATATGCTTTATTTGAAACCattgcacggctaaaatgaATATAACACTGCGTGACGTTTCGGCAATTAGTCCTATCCTTCAATCATCTGTGTCattcagatgtcaacactgcgaCATGACAGTCATGGCgacttctaggcctacaggaaagtcgagatttTAGTaattctaagtgtgttttactgattatgtaaaaaaacaatataGTAGATCACAAACACGCATGGTATATTTGTATGCTATTATTTgtcttataatatatatatatattctgtcagAAAGtgtataaataaaatgtaagtTGTCAAAGAGGGACATAGTGTTCAGTTAAACATGATTATATCCGAAATGGGTTTGACCTAAATTTGACGTAAACACTATTTGATAAATTTGTCTTGTTGTTGATACCGAGTGACTTACCTAGTCTATTAACCCCGTGACTATAGTGACCTCTATAGTCAGCAGTTATTAAACAATCTGCGAAGGTCTTTGCATAATTTTCTACAGCTCCTGATGCAGTCAGACATCGTATTACAAAACCATGTATTTCCTCTTTCGATACAATGATTTCACCTGGAGCGGCGGCAGCCATTGTCGCCCAATAGATATGAAGCAGGTCACTTTATAGACCAGACTGTACCTCGATAAGTCAGAGTGGGCCTGGTGTCATCACCTGAGATAACGCTACCTCACCCGATCTCTCTAAGTAATACGATCTTTTCAATGCAAACACACAAGCTCTTGTCATCGTACTTTGGAGTATACGTCAGGAAACTGTACCACAATGGTGGGATTTTAGCTTATGTTATGTTTCCTATAGTTATACGTTTTCACGAACAACCAGATTTTTTTCAAGCTTTGCATGTTTGTAGTACTATAGATGacaattcaaaatacaattgaATTTCATCATTTAAGCTTAAAAGGCTCAAAGAGCCTAAATGTTCAGTGGAATGACCATATGTCCAGACATGCGTCAATGATATGTTGTTGCACCACCTTGTTACATGAATccttattttttaaacattccgATACAATATTCATTTCTTATCGGTATTAATTTCTTATCAAAGTCCGGGTTTCAAAATGGTCCAAGAAAAAGTACGATAGCTTGTATGTGCTATAGGTAGCCTTTTTACAAGAACGCTACATGATATATTAATGTTGGTTTTCTAATTAAACCATATAATGTAGAGTACAATACGACTTCCTCATCCCAGAATCAAATTTTCCATGTTAGTTTCGGTCTACGTTGTAGTTCTAATGGTTCAAGTCGACCATATCTAAAAGCTGAAAGTTGACGGTTGGTACCGAAATCCACATTAGGTTTTTCTTTTTACTTTTGAATGCAACGGTTTGTTTACTGATGTCCAGTAGAACAGTAGCAATAACAATTCTTTATTTGGATAAATAGTGTCGGAGCTGCCATGCTGGATCCAAACATTGTACTTTATACTGCTCATTTGCCTCGATCTGACATCGTTTCATGTCCCATGAATGCCGATATAGGCCGATCTCGTAGTCACCATCATCACTGAGGTTCTCACTGATGTCGCCAACTGCCagtgatatttggtatgtacCACAGGAGATTGTCCGACGGTATTCcgtttctaattttgaaaaagtCACAATTATTCGCAGTTGTTTCTAGTTTGACAAATAGTGACTTGACGCTTCAGGTAAGATCTTGCTCATCTTTCACATGCTCAGCTAGCCATTTAGATTTAGATATGGATACATCAAGGTTAGCTTTTAGGTCGTCATGTTCTGTCTGCCCAAGTTTTAGATGAGACGTCGTCTTTGCTGTCAAACCAAGTAATTCCTAATCTGGTAAAATATCCCTTAAACCCATGATCAACAACGACATTGTCATTTTTCTCCAGTCAGGAAAGACAATCATTCATGGCTTTCATAATCTTTGCATCATTATCGTTTCCACGAAAAGGTCCTATTGTGTCCAGAAGGTAATCATCAAGCATGGCTATTCCGCTTCTTCTGGTCATAGTAGGAAATTATCTTGAGCTTGCAGTGCATATATACGTCATTATAAGTATTACTCACGAAATGCATAGATCATCCTATTGTGATCAAAAAGCTAAATAATCTAAAGTTTATGTGTTTCGTCCTTTCAAGTGGTCATGTTTTGGACACAATATGGCCATTTCATGGCAATACACCATTTCCATATAACACAAAGAAACGAGTCGGTGGACAACTACTGTATAAACTAAGGCGACATGGTGGCGAAATTATTATTGTTGACAAGATTCAACTAGCAAGCAGAATGTTTGCCAGGCCCAGGCTCTCATTGGAGAATTTGTTTGAAGACAGCGTTATCAAAGAGCCTGATATAAGTCAGAGGGGTAACGAGGTTGCACTTACATAGCTTTTCCAGAGCTTGGTACAGAATACCTAAAAGTCGCCGGATGTGACACATATCAAATCAAGCAAGTCTCGGTTGTATTGCAGAGCACCTGGCAGATGACTGATTTCCAGTTACGGGTGTACTAACACGCCGATGGCCTCACACGAGGGCAAATTCATTCTCGTCACAAATCCCAGAACAAATACAATGCTGAGATAGGTAGCGTTCAATGCGAACAAGGATGAGTTTTGTCAGAAGCTACAAAACCTGGATGGGGTGATCTAATAGTACCGTAGTGCaatcaatttcataatttttaatacttaatttcaaaagtaaattattgtattctTAATCATGTCAGTATTCACATTAGACCAAATGGGACACATAGAAACATACCACTGAAGCTATACATTAAAATactaaaaacaattttttttataccgTATTGGGGTCATTTTTTAAAGGTAGCAGAGTCCTTTGGGGAATCCCTACCCATATCCGTAGCAGTATCTGAAACGTATCGGACATGAGAGAAATCATTATTGAGGTAATATTGAAAAAAGgaattgattaattaatcaattaattgatcAAAAAAACACCTCAAAATTCAGTTGACTACACATTGCGATAATATGCTGTAGACCGGTATATTGAATCCTTAGAGAGGTCATGTCAgcttaaacatgtttataaaattaaacataatatctaaatacatataactggtaaatacatgtaccctGAATGAATAGACAGTTAATAGTGTTAATAAGTATTAGGTACTGTTAATAGTTATGTCACGTGTGTAAGTACCCGGATGTTGTGATATGGAAAACCAGAAGTTCAGAGGCAAAACGTCAACATGGGTTCAATAACCGTCCTTTATTGATTGTCTACACAAACTATAGAGAGGTCTGACTGCCAATAATTCGCATCGACACCTAATGTCGGATATATGGCTTCGATAATGGCGGTATAAGATGTATCTAGCGCCATATAACTGAATCAATGTGATATGATAAACACATAGGTCAGGGTAATTCCCGTGTTGAAAATACCATGGAAAAAGCTTTTTTCCTTTGCAAAACAAATTGTTGTGCTAAGATCAAGATGACACGTcagtttttttatgaaataggTTAATTATTTACTGGTCTTGTTCGTTTATCATGTTGACTATGCTAGACTATATATCTTAGACGTTAAGAGAGGTACatatttttatgtgtttggATCCGTCCTAGATTTATGGGGCAAATTTCGATATAATGATTCGACGTGAGACTTAGGTTATGACCAAACAGGTGTTTTTGATAATGTATATTAAGATATACAAGTGCATCTGatttatgttaaatgttttgaaaatgattCGTTGACCGGTGATAAAAACAATTAAGAGTTTAAAAAGATTTCCAGTCGAAGATTGTTCTATTCTTCGCTTGGCTTTCTTCACGAGTACTGTGTACAGCGTGGAATGTTCAGGCAGATAAAGACGTGAAATAAAGAGTGTACATCCTCAAACCATTGGCGATAGTTTTGTAAATGTGTCTAAAACTACGTATAACTGGATTGCCAGGTATACATACGAGTATATGTCACGTACAATTGTTATAGACATAGATTTGCACAGCAGAATACACAGTATTCGGACtgtaatatatcataatgtagTTATTGACAGTGGTATTTGTCTTTAAACTTTTCTtctatatttgaaattattgtgATATACTTATCCAATTCCTTTCTTGCCAAGGGTGTTCAGTGCGATAGAGGAAAGAAGAAAGTACAGTGTTGTAAACCCTTGGAGAGTGATGAAGAATTATCCCATGCCAGAAACGTTAAAGATACGGATAGGGATAAGATTTCCTCAGGAACTTTATAAAAAGGGTGAACCAATCCTTATTCTCAAGCTAATAATCATCCGCATACAACACGTATAATTACGTATAATCATATACATAACTATCATACTAATGTCCGACACACAACTGAAACATATACACTTCATTCTATCATGATTTATTAATACTACAATGATACAGGTAATACCAGAGACGTACATAGATTTGTGTCCATACTATCAACAGCTCTTTGTCACGTGTTCTAACGGATCCACACCAAGACTTTTGGCGATGTCATCCTGTAGAGAGAAAGGGTCTGATGTGATTGATATGAAAATTGATAATAATGTCGTGTTCGTTATTGTTAAAATGAACTAAATTGTGTATTTgaactgtttatatcaatgtacaatgtaacatttatTAAGTAGATCAGCTGTTTCAGTCTCAAAGTATAACTATACGAATTAACGTAAATGGACAGTATTATACAATTCCAACAGATTagatatatgaatatttttttaagtgaAAATTAATGACTGAGTAATAGTATAGATACCAGGAACTCTATCTGGTTCGGGTGGTACGGAATTCCTCCTAGCTTATCACAAAGTGCCATATGTTGTCTCTCTGGGTCTCCAGCCACCAGGACCTCCTCCTCACCTTCCACCTGTTATAACGTCAACAGGTGCTTTTTTATTATCAGTTTTCATTTATTCTGGAAATACACTAGTCACTATTCACTTTTTAAAAAGAAACCCTCATTAACCGCTTCCTACCATTTGTAGTATAATATATCGAACAATAAAAGTGATGACATGTtgatatcaataacactgttCTTAAAAATTATGTGGAGTGTTTGAAGTAATGGCTGTGTCAATTACTGTAAACGTATGTTTAACAAATAGTGTTGCACATCAGAGCCCCGAATAAATAGTTGATATTATACATGCTGTAAATCATAAAGTATACCGGCTCAAGGTTGCGGTTGTGATCCATCAAGTTCTGCATCCTGTCTGTGAATCCTTCTGCAAAAGCTCCCGGATCTATGGCCAAGAAACAGTGACCCTGATAAAACAAAAAGCACAGTAtatcataaacatgtatattgctTAATTCCTATAAATGATTTTTGAGAAATCTCAAACCAAGTACGTTTGTTTGGGTGTCAACGAAGTGAACTAACTAGAATTGGTACATTTCCACTTGAGATGTTTATGAAAGTCATGTGCATGCGAATACTATATATATCGAGTGAAAACGGACAGAGACAGGTGTCATTGTTATAACTACTTCAAACACGGATCGGGGAATAACAATCTCTAATGACAGATGAAAGCATACCTTTAAGATTAATATATAACGGGAAACATATGTTGGATAAATAAAACTTTTGAGCTATGTTTTAACACTTTAAACGTGTGTAATGGTGTGATATAACCATGTAGGGAACAGgatataaataacagttttataCCTTATAGATAACCCAAAGATGATTACTTACCAGGTTAGCAGGTTTCTCGTAAGTTTTCCACTTCCTAACAAACGAGCACATCTCCGCCCCGGACAACACACTGGTTAGGATTTCCACCATCATAGCCAGGCCGTAACCCTTGTAACCACCTTAGTAAGCATTAATtgatacataatgtacctagGTTTATTGTTTTAAAGCAAATTTATCAATATCTGACCTTTGGTGCAGTCAATGTGGTGTTTTACTAATCTGGTAGAATCAAATTCACACGAGGTACATTGTAGATATTTGAGGATTCTGACAGGCCgtttaaacattatattaacCGCATCAAAGGTCCTTAATTGTTATATACGATTTGATAATTGTTTGTTAAAGGGTGGAATAGGATTATATTTATCTTGAAAACAGGAACTTTACATTGGGGCATTGCTAAGTCACAATGATTATGACATCAGAAACTTGATATCAATTTGATATTTCTAAAACATCAAGTCAACATCTCAAACTATTAACTTCCTTATGATCAGGTTTTAGCCAATGAGAATTGAGAGAAATCTGACCATAcctaatatatttttgttgtatgcaGATTAGATGATCAAgaataacattttatttcaggGAAATATATGCACAAATACTATACATAACAAAAATCAGTACAGACAGTATTTTATAATATAGCCTGACAGGATGACGTCCAGCCGGATGTTACTTACTGTTTTGTTCCAGACCCCCTAACGGAAGTAGTCCCGCAACAGCTGATGTGTCACACGTTTCCTTCATAAAAGTCACGGACGAATTatgacaatacatgtacaagcaTTGTTTAAgtcttttctttaaaaataatgttttgtttactgttttctTATCATCCAGAAAATATCTCTGAAGTCAATGATTATTGCATAGTGTCTACTGTTTTTAAATAATACGTGAAGCGACCGGAAATAATTCTgcattcaattttatttatagatttattgATAGACTCACAAGTAGTGAAGTCGTGAATCCGTTTGAATTGACTGATATTAAACATATTGTTACCTTACCACCCTTGTCTAAAGCCCAACCGGTCGGTAACGTCTCGCCTTTCatctttttaatttcaaccTACGCGATTAAAGAACATATGGAGTATATAAACGACCCGTAAACATACAATAAAGAACATTAGACGTTCAAGTCTAAACATTGAATGGAAAATTAAGCTGAAACGTTAGCGGGAATAGATATATGCCAGGATAACATAGGATTTAACACGGTCATAATGACTTTAATACAGAAGATTACACTTGTAAATGTATCGATCCATTTACGATAATAAAGTAGAAATACAGCAGAATCCAGAATCTCAGATATTTTCCagttaaaaaattatttgatttgatatttcagaTTGATAACTTTTCTAATGactcatttacattttaatgtaaCCACGATGACAACCTCACCTTACCCCAGGCTACGGTAGTACAGGCCATGTCCAGCTCAAAACTGTCACCGTCCTTCCCGGGAGCCGTCATACTGAGAGGATTCGTACCTAGAGACCTCTAGAACACAGGCATTGCCTATTACAATGCTTTGATACTGTacatcattgttttctttatattCTGAGCCTAGCGATCTTAATGTCGAtttaataaaaagttaaaacagTATGGCCTTACTATCTGAAACAATGTACAGTATGAAGCATGCATAAAATGCTGAACGAGAGCAAACGGCAGTTTACCTAATGGCGTCAAGATTTATGAAAAAACTTTCGAGATTAAATgttagaaaatatttgtttatacacaGAACTGTCGATGTATGGAACACTCTCCTGTCGAATGTAGTAAATGCAAACACTGTCAGGGGATTTTAATATAAGTTAGACGAAcattgtaaatatcaacaacagaagtattgttttaaagaaaaatcgAACTGCGAATGtttctttttcaatatattaTTCCTTACAGAGCTGACTGTCAAAGGACGTAATTTCCAACTTTTGTCagaataaaatgtatgtacatgtatatatgtatgcatgatTATAGTTTGTACATTTACTCGGACGCCATGTTCCGTAAAGATATCTCAGTGTAAAGACTTACTGTTTTTGATCGTGTTGGTATCATGACTTTGTCTGAATTCGTCATAGACATACCCTGAAATACAAACCAAAGCGTaagataaaattgtaaacagTAACAATTACATCATTATTGATCTTTTCCCATTTCACCTACACAAGCCCTCCACGATACCTTTTTCCCCAGTGACAAAAACACTCAAAATGGCGAAAATGTGAAATCACTGAAATGTTATAGGCCTATTGA encodes:
- the LOC117343539 gene encoding uncharacterized oxidoreductase YjmC-like, producing the protein MAEAGEIIVNMAELDRYVVSCMMASGATEDSARVLSDLLVTADYRGHYTHGLCRIDVYTSDVKCGVTCGGGKDPTVVKETVATALIDGNNLLGPVVGKFAMDVAIQKAKTAGVGIVTVRGSNHYGIAGWYSLRATKQGLLGMSMTNSDKVMIPTRSKTRSLGTNPLSMTAPGKDGDSFELDMACTTVAWGKVEIKKMKGETLPTGWALDKGGKETCDTSAVAGLLPLGGLEQNSGYKGYGLAMMVEILTSVLSGAEMCSFVRKWKTYEKPANLGHCFLAIDPGAFAEGFTDRMQNLMDHNRNLEPVEGEEEVLVAGDPERQHMALCDKLGGIPYHPNQIEFLDDIAKSLGVDPLEHVTKSC